A single region of the Syntrophomonadaceae bacterium genome encodes:
- the hemC gene encoding hydroxymethylbilane synthase gives MTHEIRIGTRESALAMWQTNWVIEFLRKYHPTVQFSVVPIKTKGDKIIDVALAKIGDKGLFTKELEIALLENQIDLAIHSMKDIPTAIPAGLKISAISQRTDPRDVLLSLNSFTLDTLPAGAKVGTSSLRRRAQLLNYRSDLNILDLRGNIDTRMAKLERGEFKAIVLAKAGVERLKMEERISEAISLDVCLPAVGQGAIGIQTRVDDVQTIELVSAIHHPATADAIFAERSLLRELEGGCQIPIGALGQIEGNDLVLDGLVASLNGDRIVRLTASGPRTMPDAIGRELAHKLIAEGAREILQQVRREAQVCEQ, from the coding sequence ATGACTCATGAAATAAGAATTGGTACCCGGGAAAGTGCGTTAGCCATGTGGCAAACCAACTGGGTAATTGAGTTTTTAAGGAAATACCATCCCACAGTACAATTTTCCGTTGTCCCCATTAAAACCAAGGGTGATAAGATAATCGATGTGGCTCTGGCAAAGATCGGGGACAAGGGGCTTTTTACGAAAGAACTGGAAATTGCTTTGCTCGAGAATCAAATTGATCTGGCCATCCATAGCATGAAGGACATTCCTACAGCCATTCCTGCCGGTTTGAAAATATCGGCCATTAGTCAAAGAACTGATCCCCGGGATGTTTTGCTGTCCTTAAATAGTTTCACTCTGGATACACTTCCCGCCGGTGCCAAAGTAGGCACTAGCAGCCTCAGGCGCAGGGCACAGCTTTTGAATTACAGGAGCGATTTGAACATTTTAGACCTGCGTGGAAATATAGATACCAGGATGGCCAAACTGGAACGGGGCGAATTTAAAGCTATTGTTCTGGCCAAGGCCGGAGTTGAACGGTTAAAGATGGAAGAAAGAATTTCTGAGGCTATTTCATTAGATGTATGCTTGCCTGCTGTAGGACAAGGAGCGATTGGGATACAAACGCGGGTTGACGACGTGCAGACCATTGAGTTGGTTAGCGCAATCCATCATCCTGCAACCGCAGATGCCATTTTTGCCGAAAGATCCCTATTGCGAGAGCTTGAAGGAGGTTGTCAAATACCAATTGGTGCCTTGGGGCAAATAGAAGGTAATGATTTAGTGCTGGATGGTCTGGTAGCAAGCTTGAATGGAGATAGAATTGTCCGCTTAACTGCCTCCGGTCCGAGAACAATGCCTGATGCTATCGGGCGTGAGTTAGCTCATAAATTAATCGCAGAAGGAGCAAGGGAAATATTGCAGCAAGTTCGACGGGAGGCGCAAGTTTGTGAGCAGTGA